One genomic window of Glycine soja cultivar W05 chromosome 9, ASM419377v2, whole genome shotgun sequence includes the following:
- the LOC114425193 gene encoding uncharacterized protein LOC114425193 isoform X4: MSFQSEDQGLLDQATDQGLQEKLKISYTRDFLLSLSGLDICRELPSGFDRSLLSEFEDASQDRQRSTGGLSVHSFSRRIEYSSSPPTRGDSFSRGIHGKWETRSSGRSDKDSDSQSELDSDSGKRFGNQSRRSWQGPEHDGLLGSGSFPRPSGYTPGLAALKFRANDNYQLNRSNEPYHPPRPYKAPHSRRETNDSLNDETFGSLECTSEDRAEEERKRRASFELMRKEQHKAFQEKHKLNPDKNNDDFDITSLADDDEKRVVNRSNEYVEPNVTLSVLSNDEKSSSLSQTPSAARPLVPPGFASAKLERNLATKTSLNTHSTEVGQPAPGDTGVLEASDDNEFINLNAEVKGKEAVGAFSPDNSNSILYKLFGNASTLDRDKSTSIVEQPDQKADETWSPHAFQSSKFAHWFVEEEKKPVDDLTHRPNDLLSLIVGGEKGGLQTSNVETPQPIAANFAFLNSEPTGEHMTSNVAHTTIDNSELLYKSDKPEVLAAVLTCEDLEQSILSQVGENGSSRPQPIQDKDFDAKSEQLTPVDNHASHHLLSLLQKGTSHNDMELSSILDSSDKVPNTEGVTTGNVLDNPGEANVDVSNSSKTLTLETLFGSAFMKELQSVGAPLSVQRGSVGSAGPDVSESLLFPFPTSDNVHPPTGELTLNRHGSGVLPSEQTNHPKSNRFEEQWLGYGDSQGDGNSSLLQSEISKASGFKGPRDIHLPEEDSLITASDPLQNFLSAGNLVKTDLSQDTTVDITRKLAALNPAFRDDRLVTRNQEGLAFPRGPYDMREPGIPYQNLNVQRSPQIHPQLNHGGPMFNQLDSHPPHISSYMKLPTPEGMVHHDSPPNHQFPGNMLRPPFRQPNSGLAGPGFDPPVHHSMLQQQMHMQGNLPPPHLLRGFPRGAPMPSHASNPMTGFMQEPNPMQGQGFPFSGHQHPTFGGPGMQLQAPDVGGGRNHPEALQRLFEMELRSKNPKPIHASGHSQGMYGQELDLGFGYR, translated from the exons ATGAGTTTTCAAAGTGAAGATCAGGGCTTGTTGGATCAGGCAACTGATCAAGGATTGCAAGA GAAGTTAAAAATTTCATACACAAGGGATTTTTTGTTATCGCTAAGTGGATTGGACATATGCAGAGAGTTGCCTAGTGGGTTTGATCGATCACTTTTAAG TGAATTTGAAGATGCTTCTCAAGATCGGCAGAGAAGTACAGGTGGTTTGTCAGTGCATAGTTTTAGTCGACGTATTGAATATAGTTCATCCCCTCCCACCAGAGGTGATAGCTTTTCACGGGGAATACATGGAAAATGGGAAACTCGATCTTCAGGACGATCTGATAAAGATAGTGATTCTCAATCTGAATTGGATTCAG ATTCTGGAAAACGTTTTGGCAATCAATCGCGTAGATCTTGGCAAGGTCCTGAGCATGATGGGCTTCTTGGTAGTGGTTCTTTTCCTCGGCCCTCTGGGTATACCCCTGGGTTGGCTGCCCTGAAATTTCGAGCTAATGACAACTACCAGCTAAATCGGTCTAATGAGCCTTATCATCCTCCTCGCCCTTATAAG GCACCTCACTCACGTCGGGAGACTAATGACTCTCTTAATGATGAAACATTTGGTTCTTTGGAGTGTACAAGTGAAGACAGGGctgaagaggaaagaaaaagaagag CTTCTTTTGAATTGATGAGAAAGGAACAACATAAAGCTTTCCAAGAAAAGCATAAGTTGAACCCGGACAAGAATAACGACGATTTTGACATAACTTCACTTGCTGACGACGATGAGAAAAGGGTAGTTAATAGGAGCAACGAGTATGTGGAGCCTAATGTGACTCTATCAGTGTTAAGCAATGATGAGAAATCTTCTTCCCTTTCACAGACTCCTTCAGCAGCAAGACCACTTGTACCCCCTGGTTTTGCAAGTGCAAAGTTGGAACGCAATTTGGCAACCAAGACATCCCTTAACACTCATTCAACAGAG GTTGGACAACCTGCGCCTGGTGATACTGGAG TCTTGGAAGCATCAGATGACAATGAATTTATTAATCTTAATGCTGAAGTAAAAGGAAAGGAGGCTGTGGGAGCTTTTAGTCCAGACAATTCAAATTCTATCCTATACAAGCTTTTTGGTAACGCTTCAACACTAGACCGTGACAAATCGACTAGTATTGTTGAG CAGCCTGATCAGAAAGCAGATGAGACATGGAGTCCACACGCCTTCCAATCTTCCAAGTTTGCTCATTGGTTTGTTGAAGAAG AAAAGAAGCCAGTGGATGACTTGACACATAGGCCGAATGACTTGCTCTCACTTATCGTTGGTggagaaaaaggggggttgcaGACTTCTAATGTAGAAACACCCCAGCCTATTGCAGCTAATTTTGCTTTCCTAAATTCTGAACCAACTGGTGAGCATATGACATCAAATGTAGCACATACTACTATTGACAACTCTGAGCTATTGTACAAGAGTGATAAACCTGAGGTTTTAGCAGCAGTTCTAACGTGTGAAGATTTAGAACAGTCAATTTTGTCTCAAGTTGGTGAAAATGGCTCATCACGTCCACAGCCCATTCAGGACAAAgattttgatgcaaaatctgagcAGTTGACTCCAGTTGATAATCATGCATCCCACCACCTCCTTTCTTTGTTACAGAAAGGAACCTCACACAATGATATGGAACTTTCATCTATTCTAGATTCTTCAGACAAGGTGCCTAATACTGAAGGAGTCACTACTGGCAATGTTCTTGATAATCCTGGAGAAGCAAATGTAGATGTTTCCAATTCATCAAAGACATTGACACTGGAAACACTTTTTGGGTCAGCTTTTATGAAGGAGCTTCAATCAGTTGGAGCGCCCCTTTCTGTTCAAAGGGGTTCAGTTGGATCTGCAGGGCCTGATGTTTCAGAGTCTCTTTTGTTTCCTTTCCCTACCTCAGACAATGTTCACCCTCCTACAGGTGAACTTACACTGAACAGGCACGGAAGTGGTGTCCTGCCATCAGAACAAACAAATCATCCCAAATCTAATAGATTTGAAGAGCAGTGGTTGGGGTATGGTGATTCTCAGGGAGATGGTAATTCATCGTTACTTCAGAGTGAAATTTCCAAAGCTAGTGGTTTCAAGGGGCCTCGTGATATTCACCTTCCAGAAGAAGATAGCTTGATTACAGCTAGTGATCCTCTGCAAAACTTTTTATCTGCTGGAAATTTAGTTAAAACAGATTTGTCCCAAGACACTACAGTTGACATTACTAGAAAACTGGCAGCTCTGAATCCTGCATTTAGAGATGACCGACTCGTTACGAGAAATCAAGAAGGTTTAGCATTCCCTCGTGGTCCATATGATATGAGGGAACCTGGTATTCCATATCAGAATCTTAATGTCCAAAGATCTCCACAGATCCACCCTCAGTTGAATCACGGTGGTCCAATGTTTAACCAACTGGATTCTCATCCCCCTCATATAAGTTCTTATATGAAGCTTCCAACTCCTGAGGGCATGGTTCATCATGACTCACCACCAAATCATCAATTTCCAGGAAATATGCTTCGTCCTCCTTTTCGTCAACCAAACAGTGGACTTGCAGGGCCAGGGTTTGATCCTCCAGTTCATCATTCTATGTTACAACAACAAATGCATATGCAAGGAAACCTTCCCCCACCTCATTTATTACGTGGATTCCCAAGGGGTGCACCTATGCCATCTCATGCTAGCAATCCAATGACTGGCTTCATGCAGGAACCAAACCCAATGCAAGGCCAAGGCTTCCCATTTAGTGGTCACCAGCATCCTACTTTTGGTGGCCCTGGAATGCAATTACAAG CTCCTGATGTTGGTGGTGGAAGAAATCATCCAGAAGCACTTCAGAGGCTTTTTGAGATGGAGCTGAGGTCAAAAAACCCAAAGCCAATCCATGCTTCAGGTCACAGCCAGGGGATGTATGGTCAAGAGCTAGACTTGGGTTTTGGGTATAGATAG
- the LOC114425193 gene encoding uncharacterized protein LOC114425193 isoform X1 yields the protein MSFQSEDQGLLDQATDQGLQEKLKISYTRDFLLSLSGLDICRELPSGFDRSLLSEFEDASQDRQRSTGGLSVHSFSRRIEYSSSPPTRGDSFSRGIHGKWETRSSGRSDKDSDSQSELDSDSGKRFGNQSRRSWQGPEHDGLLGSGSFPRPSGYTPGLAALKFRANDNYQLNRSNEPYHPPRPYKAPHSRRETNDSLNDETFGSLECTSEDRAEEERKRRASFELMRKEQHKAFQEKHKLNPDKNNDDFDITSLADDDEKRVVNRSNEYVEPNVTLSVLSNDEKSSSLSQTPSAARPLVPPGFASAKLERNLATKTSLNTHSTEVGQPAPGDTGGNHVFSINSDNKEGKLLTKQVNNDQQNLQNTNLNISINYEKENILNLPSILDIADIKIGMGDQLRKRSALSVVLEASDDNEFINLNAEVKGKEAVGAFSPDNSNSILYKLFGNASTLDRDKSTSIVEQPDQKADETWSPHAFQSSKFAHWFVEEEKKPVDDLTHRPNDLLSLIVGGEKGGLQTSNVETPQPIAANFAFLNSEPTGEHMTSNVAHTTIDNSELLYKSDKPEVLAAVLTCEDLEQSILSQVGENGSSRPQPIQDKDFDAKSEQLTPVDNHASHHLLSLLQKGTSHNDMELSSILDSSDKVPNTEGVTTGNVLDNPGEANVDVSNSSKTLTLETLFGSAFMKELQSVGAPLSVQRGSVGSAGPDVSESLLFPFPTSDNVHPPTGELTLNRHGSGVLPSEQTNHPKSNRFEEQWLGYGDSQGDGNSSLLQSEISKASGFKGPRDIHLPEEDSLITASDPLQNFLSAGNLVKTDLSQDTTVDITRKLAALNPAFRDDRLVTRNQEGLAFPRGPYDMREPGIPYQNLNVQRSPQIHPQLNHGGPMFNQLDSHPPHISSYMKLPTPEGMVHHDSPPNHQFPGNMLRPPFRQPNSGLAGPGFDPPVHHSMLQQQMHMQGNLPPPHLLRGFPRGAPMPSHASNPMTGFMQEPNPMQGQGFPFSGHQHPTFGGPGMQLQAPDVGGGRNHPEALQRLFEMELRSKNPKPIHASGHSQGMYGQELDLGFGYR from the exons ATGAGTTTTCAAAGTGAAGATCAGGGCTTGTTGGATCAGGCAACTGATCAAGGATTGCAAGA GAAGTTAAAAATTTCATACACAAGGGATTTTTTGTTATCGCTAAGTGGATTGGACATATGCAGAGAGTTGCCTAGTGGGTTTGATCGATCACTTTTAAG TGAATTTGAAGATGCTTCTCAAGATCGGCAGAGAAGTACAGGTGGTTTGTCAGTGCATAGTTTTAGTCGACGTATTGAATATAGTTCATCCCCTCCCACCAGAGGTGATAGCTTTTCACGGGGAATACATGGAAAATGGGAAACTCGATCTTCAGGACGATCTGATAAAGATAGTGATTCTCAATCTGAATTGGATTCAG ATTCTGGAAAACGTTTTGGCAATCAATCGCGTAGATCTTGGCAAGGTCCTGAGCATGATGGGCTTCTTGGTAGTGGTTCTTTTCCTCGGCCCTCTGGGTATACCCCTGGGTTGGCTGCCCTGAAATTTCGAGCTAATGACAACTACCAGCTAAATCGGTCTAATGAGCCTTATCATCCTCCTCGCCCTTATAAG GCACCTCACTCACGTCGGGAGACTAATGACTCTCTTAATGATGAAACATTTGGTTCTTTGGAGTGTACAAGTGAAGACAGGGctgaagaggaaagaaaaagaagag CTTCTTTTGAATTGATGAGAAAGGAACAACATAAAGCTTTCCAAGAAAAGCATAAGTTGAACCCGGACAAGAATAACGACGATTTTGACATAACTTCACTTGCTGACGACGATGAGAAAAGGGTAGTTAATAGGAGCAACGAGTATGTGGAGCCTAATGTGACTCTATCAGTGTTAAGCAATGATGAGAAATCTTCTTCCCTTTCACAGACTCCTTCAGCAGCAAGACCACTTGTACCCCCTGGTTTTGCAAGTGCAAAGTTGGAACGCAATTTGGCAACCAAGACATCCCTTAACACTCATTCAACAGAG GTTGGACAACCTGCGCCTGGTGATACTGGAGGTAACCATGTATTCAGTATAAATTCTGAcaataaagaaggaaaattattaACCAAGCAAGTGAATAATGATCAACAGAATCTTCAAAATACAAAtctaaatatttcaattaactatgagaaagaaaacattttaaatttaccGTCAATTTTGGATATTGCCGACATTAAAATTGGAATGGGTGATCAATTGAGGAAGAGATCTGCTCTTTCAGTAGTCTTGGAAGCATCAGATGACAATGAATTTATTAATCTTAATGCTGAAGTAAAAGGAAAGGAGGCTGTGGGAGCTTTTAGTCCAGACAATTCAAATTCTATCCTATACAAGCTTTTTGGTAACGCTTCAACACTAGACCGTGACAAATCGACTAGTATTGTTGAG CAGCCTGATCAGAAAGCAGATGAGACATGGAGTCCACACGCCTTCCAATCTTCCAAGTTTGCTCATTGGTTTGTTGAAGAAG AAAAGAAGCCAGTGGATGACTTGACACATAGGCCGAATGACTTGCTCTCACTTATCGTTGGTggagaaaaaggggggttgcaGACTTCTAATGTAGAAACACCCCAGCCTATTGCAGCTAATTTTGCTTTCCTAAATTCTGAACCAACTGGTGAGCATATGACATCAAATGTAGCACATACTACTATTGACAACTCTGAGCTATTGTACAAGAGTGATAAACCTGAGGTTTTAGCAGCAGTTCTAACGTGTGAAGATTTAGAACAGTCAATTTTGTCTCAAGTTGGTGAAAATGGCTCATCACGTCCACAGCCCATTCAGGACAAAgattttgatgcaaaatctgagcAGTTGACTCCAGTTGATAATCATGCATCCCACCACCTCCTTTCTTTGTTACAGAAAGGAACCTCACACAATGATATGGAACTTTCATCTATTCTAGATTCTTCAGACAAGGTGCCTAATACTGAAGGAGTCACTACTGGCAATGTTCTTGATAATCCTGGAGAAGCAAATGTAGATGTTTCCAATTCATCAAAGACATTGACACTGGAAACACTTTTTGGGTCAGCTTTTATGAAGGAGCTTCAATCAGTTGGAGCGCCCCTTTCTGTTCAAAGGGGTTCAGTTGGATCTGCAGGGCCTGATGTTTCAGAGTCTCTTTTGTTTCCTTTCCCTACCTCAGACAATGTTCACCCTCCTACAGGTGAACTTACACTGAACAGGCACGGAAGTGGTGTCCTGCCATCAGAACAAACAAATCATCCCAAATCTAATAGATTTGAAGAGCAGTGGTTGGGGTATGGTGATTCTCAGGGAGATGGTAATTCATCGTTACTTCAGAGTGAAATTTCCAAAGCTAGTGGTTTCAAGGGGCCTCGTGATATTCACCTTCCAGAAGAAGATAGCTTGATTACAGCTAGTGATCCTCTGCAAAACTTTTTATCTGCTGGAAATTTAGTTAAAACAGATTTGTCCCAAGACACTACAGTTGACATTACTAGAAAACTGGCAGCTCTGAATCCTGCATTTAGAGATGACCGACTCGTTACGAGAAATCAAGAAGGTTTAGCATTCCCTCGTGGTCCATATGATATGAGGGAACCTGGTATTCCATATCAGAATCTTAATGTCCAAAGATCTCCACAGATCCACCCTCAGTTGAATCACGGTGGTCCAATGTTTAACCAACTGGATTCTCATCCCCCTCATATAAGTTCTTATATGAAGCTTCCAACTCCTGAGGGCATGGTTCATCATGACTCACCACCAAATCATCAATTTCCAGGAAATATGCTTCGTCCTCCTTTTCGTCAACCAAACAGTGGACTTGCAGGGCCAGGGTTTGATCCTCCAGTTCATCATTCTATGTTACAACAACAAATGCATATGCAAGGAAACCTTCCCCCACCTCATTTATTACGTGGATTCCCAAGGGGTGCACCTATGCCATCTCATGCTAGCAATCCAATGACTGGCTTCATGCAGGAACCAAACCCAATGCAAGGCCAAGGCTTCCCATTTAGTGGTCACCAGCATCCTACTTTTGGTGGCCCTGGAATGCAATTACAAG CTCCTGATGTTGGTGGTGGAAGAAATCATCCAGAAGCACTTCAGAGGCTTTTTGAGATGGAGCTGAGGTCAAAAAACCCAAAGCCAATCCATGCTTCAGGTCACAGCCAGGGGATGTATGGTCAAGAGCTAGACTTGGGTTTTGGGTATAGATAG
- the LOC114425193 gene encoding uncharacterized protein LOC114425193 isoform X6: MSFQSEDQGLLDQATDQGLQEKLKISYTRDFLLSLSGLDICRELPSGFDRSLLSEFEDASQDRQRSTGGLSVHSFSRRIEYSSSPPTRGDSFSRGIHGKWETRSSGRSDKDSDSQSELDSDSGKRFGNQSRRSWQGPEHDGLLGSGSFPRPSGYTPGLAALKFRANDNYQLNRSNEPYHPPRPYKAPHSRRETNDSLNDETFGSLECTSEDRAEEERKRRASFELMRKEQHKAFQEKHKLNPDKNNDDFDITSLADDDEKRVVNRSNEYVEPNVTLSVLSNDEKSSSLSQTPSAARPLVPPGFASAKLERNLATKTSLNTHSTEVGQPAPGDTGVKGKEAVGAFSPDNSNSILYKLFGNASTLDRDKSTSIVEPDQKADETWSPHAFQSSKFAHWFVEEEKKPVDDLTHRPNDLLSLIVGGEKGGLQTSNVETPQPIAANFAFLNSEPTGEHMTSNVAHTTIDNSELLYKSDKPEVLAAVLTCEDLEQSILSQVGENGSSRPQPIQDKDFDAKSEQLTPVDNHASHHLLSLLQKGTSHNDMELSSILDSSDKVPNTEGVTTGNVLDNPGEANVDVSNSSKTLTLETLFGSAFMKELQSVGAPLSVQRGSVGSAGPDVSESLLFPFPTSDNVHPPTGELTLNRHGSGVLPSEQTNHPKSNRFEEQWLGYGDSQGDGNSSLLQSEISKASGFKGPRDIHLPEEDSLITASDPLQNFLSAGNLVKTDLSQDTTVDITRKLAALNPAFRDDRLVTRNQEGLAFPRGPYDMREPGIPYQNLNVQRSPQIHPQLNHGGPMFNQLDSHPPHISSYMKLPTPEGMVHHDSPPNHQFPGNMLRPPFRQPNSGLAGPGFDPPVHHSMLQQQMHMQGNLPPPHLLRGFPRGAPMPSHASNPMTGFMQEPNPMQGQGFPFSGHQHPTFGGPGMQLQAPDVGGGRNHPEALQRLFEMELRSKNPKPIHASGHSQGMYGQELDLGFGYR, from the exons ATGAGTTTTCAAAGTGAAGATCAGGGCTTGTTGGATCAGGCAACTGATCAAGGATTGCAAGA GAAGTTAAAAATTTCATACACAAGGGATTTTTTGTTATCGCTAAGTGGATTGGACATATGCAGAGAGTTGCCTAGTGGGTTTGATCGATCACTTTTAAG TGAATTTGAAGATGCTTCTCAAGATCGGCAGAGAAGTACAGGTGGTTTGTCAGTGCATAGTTTTAGTCGACGTATTGAATATAGTTCATCCCCTCCCACCAGAGGTGATAGCTTTTCACGGGGAATACATGGAAAATGGGAAACTCGATCTTCAGGACGATCTGATAAAGATAGTGATTCTCAATCTGAATTGGATTCAG ATTCTGGAAAACGTTTTGGCAATCAATCGCGTAGATCTTGGCAAGGTCCTGAGCATGATGGGCTTCTTGGTAGTGGTTCTTTTCCTCGGCCCTCTGGGTATACCCCTGGGTTGGCTGCCCTGAAATTTCGAGCTAATGACAACTACCAGCTAAATCGGTCTAATGAGCCTTATCATCCTCCTCGCCCTTATAAG GCACCTCACTCACGTCGGGAGACTAATGACTCTCTTAATGATGAAACATTTGGTTCTTTGGAGTGTACAAGTGAAGACAGGGctgaagaggaaagaaaaagaagag CTTCTTTTGAATTGATGAGAAAGGAACAACATAAAGCTTTCCAAGAAAAGCATAAGTTGAACCCGGACAAGAATAACGACGATTTTGACATAACTTCACTTGCTGACGACGATGAGAAAAGGGTAGTTAATAGGAGCAACGAGTATGTGGAGCCTAATGTGACTCTATCAGTGTTAAGCAATGATGAGAAATCTTCTTCCCTTTCACAGACTCCTTCAGCAGCAAGACCACTTGTACCCCCTGGTTTTGCAAGTGCAAAGTTGGAACGCAATTTGGCAACCAAGACATCCCTTAACACTCATTCAACAGAG GTTGGACAACCTGCGCCTGGTGATACTGGAG TAAAAGGAAAGGAGGCTGTGGGAGCTTTTAGTCCAGACAATTCAAATTCTATCCTATACAAGCTTTTTGGTAACGCTTCAACACTAGACCGTGACAAATCGACTAGTATTGTTGAG CCTGATCAGAAAGCAGATGAGACATGGAGTCCACACGCCTTCCAATCTTCCAAGTTTGCTCATTGGTTTGTTGAAGAAG AAAAGAAGCCAGTGGATGACTTGACACATAGGCCGAATGACTTGCTCTCACTTATCGTTGGTggagaaaaaggggggttgcaGACTTCTAATGTAGAAACACCCCAGCCTATTGCAGCTAATTTTGCTTTCCTAAATTCTGAACCAACTGGTGAGCATATGACATCAAATGTAGCACATACTACTATTGACAACTCTGAGCTATTGTACAAGAGTGATAAACCTGAGGTTTTAGCAGCAGTTCTAACGTGTGAAGATTTAGAACAGTCAATTTTGTCTCAAGTTGGTGAAAATGGCTCATCACGTCCACAGCCCATTCAGGACAAAgattttgatgcaaaatctgagcAGTTGACTCCAGTTGATAATCATGCATCCCACCACCTCCTTTCTTTGTTACAGAAAGGAACCTCACACAATGATATGGAACTTTCATCTATTCTAGATTCTTCAGACAAGGTGCCTAATACTGAAGGAGTCACTACTGGCAATGTTCTTGATAATCCTGGAGAAGCAAATGTAGATGTTTCCAATTCATCAAAGACATTGACACTGGAAACACTTTTTGGGTCAGCTTTTATGAAGGAGCTTCAATCAGTTGGAGCGCCCCTTTCTGTTCAAAGGGGTTCAGTTGGATCTGCAGGGCCTGATGTTTCAGAGTCTCTTTTGTTTCCTTTCCCTACCTCAGACAATGTTCACCCTCCTACAGGTGAACTTACACTGAACAGGCACGGAAGTGGTGTCCTGCCATCAGAACAAACAAATCATCCCAAATCTAATAGATTTGAAGAGCAGTGGTTGGGGTATGGTGATTCTCAGGGAGATGGTAATTCATCGTTACTTCAGAGTGAAATTTCCAAAGCTAGTGGTTTCAAGGGGCCTCGTGATATTCACCTTCCAGAAGAAGATAGCTTGATTACAGCTAGTGATCCTCTGCAAAACTTTTTATCTGCTGGAAATTTAGTTAAAACAGATTTGTCCCAAGACACTACAGTTGACATTACTAGAAAACTGGCAGCTCTGAATCCTGCATTTAGAGATGACCGACTCGTTACGAGAAATCAAGAAGGTTTAGCATTCCCTCGTGGTCCATATGATATGAGGGAACCTGGTATTCCATATCAGAATCTTAATGTCCAAAGATCTCCACAGATCCACCCTCAGTTGAATCACGGTGGTCCAATGTTTAACCAACTGGATTCTCATCCCCCTCATATAAGTTCTTATATGAAGCTTCCAACTCCTGAGGGCATGGTTCATCATGACTCACCACCAAATCATCAATTTCCAGGAAATATGCTTCGTCCTCCTTTTCGTCAACCAAACAGTGGACTTGCAGGGCCAGGGTTTGATCCTCCAGTTCATCATTCTATGTTACAACAACAAATGCATATGCAAGGAAACCTTCCCCCACCTCATTTATTACGTGGATTCCCAAGGGGTGCACCTATGCCATCTCATGCTAGCAATCCAATGACTGGCTTCATGCAGGAACCAAACCCAATGCAAGGCCAAGGCTTCCCATTTAGTGGTCACCAGCATCCTACTTTTGGTGGCCCTGGAATGCAATTACAAG CTCCTGATGTTGGTGGTGGAAGAAATCATCCAGAAGCACTTCAGAGGCTTTTTGAGATGGAGCTGAGGTCAAAAAACCCAAAGCCAATCCATGCTTCAGGTCACAGCCAGGGGATGTATGGTCAAGAGCTAGACTTGGGTTTTGGGTATAGATAG